Proteins encoded by one window of Flagellimonas lutaonensis:
- a CDS encoding cupin domain-containing protein, which yields MDRKSFIKKSSIGLGLALVPNLATTQGNRTKKMVPADMKPKIVREAEGNVLNVIGDIQKHKLVGSDTNGQIAEWVNDVKPGVSIPPHVHTKEDEIFRVLKGQVEIMVGDTTTVLKPGDTAFAPRDVVHSWKVVGTENASMCTTAFPAGIEAMFEELGKLPSGPPNFEKVAEICGRYGINFV from the coding sequence ATGGATAGAAAGTCATTCATTAAAAAATCCAGTATAGGACTGGGGTTGGCATTGGTGCCCAATTTGGCTACGACTCAAGGTAATCGGACCAAAAAAATGGTGCCCGCCGACATGAAACCTAAAATTGTTCGCGAAGCGGAGGGCAACGTTCTCAATGTAATCGGTGACATTCAAAAGCATAAATTGGTCGGTAGCGACACCAACGGACAAATTGCCGAATGGGTGAACGATGTGAAGCCCGGTGTGAGCATACCCCCGCATGTGCACACCAAAGAAGATGAAATATTCAGGGTGCTAAAAGGTCAAGTTGAAATTATGGTGGGCGATACCACCACTGTACTAAAACCGGGAGATACCGCTTTTGCCCCCAGAGACGTAGTACATTCTTGGAAAGTTGTCGGCACCGAAAATGCAAGTATGTGCACCACTGCCTTTCCGGCGGGAATAGAAGCTATGTTCGAAGAACTGGGCAAACTTCCCTCAGGTCCTCCAAATTTTGAAAAAGTTGCCGAAATCTGCGGGCGCTATGGTATAAACTTTGTGTAG
- a CDS encoding NADP-dependent isocitrate dehydrogenase, whose amino-acid sequence MSEKALIKEVQELNSDIAIKVAVARGDGIGPEIMDATLRILEAAGSRVEPEFIELGEKVYLSGNTAGIEQSAWEAISRNKIILKAPITTPQGKGYKSLNVTLRKSLGLFANVRPVAGLHPYVHTHFPEMDVVIIRENEEDLYAGIEHRQTQDVVQCLKLITRPGCERIVRYAFEYAKAYGRKKVTCMLKDNIMKLTDGLFHRVFDEVAAEYPTIESEVQIIDIGSARLAAKPENYDVVVTSNLYGDIISDIAAEIGGSVGMAGSANIGKNVAMFEAIHGSAPDIAGKGIANPSGLINAAIMMLAHVGKSDIADKIKNAWLVTLEEGYHTADIYQEGVSKQKVGTQAFADAVISNLGRMPETLQPSELAKGKGTVQIMEYERKSQKKELVGVDVFIDWPGSDAQEIGDLLSDIEVYNIKLKMITNRGVKVYPKGHNETYCTDHWRCRFVAMDAEIDHKEPVYKAIGFEHVLALQSKLYQVGFDIIKTENLYEFDGTRGFSLGQGE is encoded by the coding sequence ATGAGTGAAAAGGCATTGATTAAAGAAGTTCAAGAACTAAACTCTGACATCGCGATAAAGGTGGCAGTGGCCAGGGGAGATGGTATTGGTCCGGAGATCATGGACGCTACATTGCGCATTCTCGAAGCTGCGGGTAGCCGTGTTGAACCTGAATTCATCGAGTTGGGCGAAAAGGTTTACCTGTCTGGCAATACCGCTGGTATAGAACAATCTGCATGGGAAGCCATTAGTAGAAATAAGATAATTCTTAAGGCGCCCATTACTACCCCACAAGGTAAAGGCTACAAAAGCCTGAATGTCACCCTGAGAAAATCATTGGGCCTTTTCGCCAACGTTCGCCCTGTGGCTGGGCTGCACCCTTACGTGCACACACACTTTCCAGAAATGGACGTGGTCATCATACGAGAAAATGAAGAAGATCTCTATGCAGGTATCGAGCACCGGCAAACGCAAGATGTGGTACAATGTTTAAAATTGATAACCCGGCCCGGTTGCGAGCGTATTGTTCGCTACGCGTTTGAATATGCCAAGGCGTATGGCAGAAAAAAGGTCACCTGCATGCTTAAAGACAACATCATGAAGTTGACCGATGGCCTTTTTCACCGTGTGTTCGATGAAGTGGCAGCTGAGTATCCCACAATTGAAAGTGAGGTGCAGATCATCGACATCGGCTCTGCTCGTTTGGCCGCTAAGCCTGAGAATTACGATGTTGTGGTCACCAGTAATCTGTATGGCGACATTATATCAGACATCGCTGCTGAAATAGGTGGTTCGGTCGGCATGGCCGGTTCAGCCAACATCGGTAAAAATGTGGCCATGTTCGAGGCCATTCACGGCTCCGCTCCTGATATTGCAGGAAAAGGCATTGCCAACCCGTCTGGACTCATCAACGCGGCCATTATGATGTTGGCACATGTTGGAAAAAGCGATATCGCTGACAAAATCAAAAATGCATGGTTGGTCACCTTGGAAGAAGGGTACCATACCGCCGACATTTACCAAGAAGGGGTAAGCAAGCAAAAAGTGGGCACACAAGCGTTCGCGGATGCTGTAATATCCAATCTCGGAAGAATGCCAGAGACACTGCAGCCAAGCGAATTGGCCAAGGGCAAGGGTACTGTTCAAATAATGGAGTACGAACGAAAAAGCCAGAAAAAAGAATTGGTAGGTGTAGATGTGTTCATCGACTGGCCCGGTTCTGATGCCCAAGAAATTGGTGACTTGCTATCAGATATCGAGGTGTACAACATTAAACTGAAGATGATAACCAATCGGGGTGTAAAAGTGTATCCTAAAGGGCACAACGAGACCTACTGCACGGATCATTGGCGTTGCCGTTTCGTGGCCATGGATGCCGAGATAGACCATAAAGAGCCCGTATACAAGGCCATTGGTTTTGAGCATGTATTGGCTCTACAGTCAAAATTGTACCAAGTAGGTTTTGATATCATAAAAACCGAAAACCTTTATGAGTTCGATGGTACAAGAGGCTTTTCTTTAGGTCAGGGAGAGTAA
- a CDS encoding DUF922 domain-containing protein: MGKIACILVWFTIMGSLGYSQEIIETIPWQQGQKLKWSDFRGKVPPDAVPAATTASGISYKYSANLLHHEVELDFEVNAYFYPEESWYKPAVCDTFILGHEQLHFDISELFARKMRGRLRNTTFSENVKQEVRDIYQETLKELEALQDRYDWETNFSRNREAQLRWNARIKEALERSNGS; this comes from the coding sequence GTGGGAAAAATAGCCTGCATACTCGTATGGTTTACAATAATGGGAAGCCTGGGTTATTCCCAAGAAATAATCGAGACCATACCATGGCAACAGGGCCAGAAATTGAAATGGTCAGATTTTAGGGGGAAGGTACCCCCCGATGCCGTGCCAGCCGCTACAACTGCCAGTGGCATCAGTTACAAATATTCGGCCAATCTCTTGCACCACGAAGTCGAGCTTGATTTTGAGGTGAACGCCTATTTCTACCCCGAAGAATCGTGGTACAAACCAGCGGTTTGCGATACCTTTATTTTGGGACACGAGCAATTACACTTTGATATTTCAGAGTTATTTGCACGTAAAATGAGGGGGCGGCTGCGCAACACCACCTTTTCTGAGAATGTAAAACAAGAGGTGCGTGATATCTACCAAGAAACTCTTAAAGAACTGGAAGCCCTGCAAGACCGCTACGACTGGGAAACCAATTTTTCAAGAAACCGTGAAGCTCAACTGCGGTGGAATGCCCGAATCAAAGAAGCGCTCGAACGCAGTAATGGCAGCTGA
- a CDS encoding OsmC family protein, producing MTSKVTYHGELRTTCEHLRSGDTFNTDAPIDNNGLGQAFSPTDTVATGLASCMLTVMGIKARDLGVDIKGATAEVTKHMASDPRRISKIEVSIELPADVSEKNRKILERTANTCPVHYSLHPDIEKVIKFRWEK from the coding sequence ATGACCTCTAAAGTAACATATCATGGCGAGCTGAGAACCACCTGTGAGCACCTGCGCTCTGGCGATACGTTCAATACCGATGCGCCAATCGATAACAACGGGCTTGGCCAGGCTTTTTCGCCAACCGATACTGTTGCCACGGGGCTGGCCAGTTGTATGCTGACCGTGATGGGCATCAAGGCCCGCGATCTGGGCGTAGACATAAAAGGGGCCACTGCAGAAGTAACCAAGCACATGGCTTCAGACCCAAGAAGAATTTCCAAGATTGAGGTCTCGATAGAACTGCCCGCCGATGTTTCTGAGAAAAACCGAAAGATTTTGGAGCGTACGGCCAATACGTGCCCCGTACACTATAGTTTGCATCCCGATATTGAAAAGGTAATCAAGTTTCGGTGGGAAAAATAG
- a CDS encoding amino acid ABC transporter substrate-binding protein, producing MKKLIFRTFLLLIVVLMAACKATAQQRYTTHQVKEGETLQSIAKQYRVTPYTILRLNKEVKSAQDVKANMLLVIPLEGTPRPTDPNVEQQEGPAQIEPTGFTRHRVRRKETIFSITQRYQITEEQLKKYNKELYSEPLKKGMVLQVPQYPEPQEEEAKLDFEIYKVQPKETRWSIAHKYGITVDSLEVLNPDLPKNTSYLAVGQELKLPRPKGDSLGEQEVELFESYTVPKSIGLFRVSQEYDISTDSIIKLNPEIVEQNGLKEGMVLRLPKRKPKHEQVNTDNYIFYEVKPKQTVFSLTRNLKISRDSLFDLNPELENGLKAGMVLKLPKTKSDELEVKNSLVLDKVNLIDSIDVTLRLKMLYLLPFRLDRINFENREKTEAQIKSRNDLKYAMGLYTGALVALDSIKKLGVSVDVEFLDTELNLQTVKKLLHQEPLHEVDAIVGPVGPDLLGEVAVQASQYGVPVVAPYAAKNELSLNNVFFSIPSDELLRKRILDYVAKKRKNENIIIIADQYGQAAKDSILAVFPSARVAKMSEDGSLHLVDFQAMLSETEENWVFVETKEPNFAAGVTSILNASNQGTEEGDKIVVKMFTTNYNAAFENDVISSSHLSNLSFTFPSAYKDTGNNGFTKAYYNKLGFLPDRYAIRGFDLSFDLLLKLAHKKNLYETSRITGLTEYCGNRFNYIEDRSSGFYNQGTYLLRYEDLYIKEIKPE from the coding sequence ATGAAAAAATTGATTTTTAGAACATTTTTGCTGTTGATCGTGGTGTTGATGGCCGCTTGCAAGGCCACAGCCCAGCAACGCTATACCACACACCAGGTCAAAGAGGGGGAGACCCTACAAAGCATAGCGAAGCAATATCGCGTAACGCCCTATACCATTTTAAGGCTCAACAAAGAGGTCAAAAGTGCACAAGATGTAAAGGCAAACATGTTGTTGGTGATTCCGTTGGAAGGCACGCCGCGACCCACAGACCCCAATGTTGAACAGCAAGAAGGGCCGGCGCAAATAGAGCCTACCGGCTTTACCCGCCATCGCGTTCGCCGAAAAGAGACCATCTTTAGCATAACCCAACGGTACCAGATCACAGAAGAACAGCTAAAGAAATATAACAAAGAACTCTACTCAGAGCCGTTGAAAAAGGGCATGGTACTGCAGGTGCCGCAATATCCTGAGCCACAAGAAGAGGAAGCCAAGCTCGATTTTGAGATTTACAAGGTGCAACCTAAGGAAACCCGTTGGAGCATCGCACACAAATACGGCATCACGGTCGATAGCCTTGAGGTTCTAAACCCTGATCTGCCAAAAAATACAAGTTATCTGGCCGTTGGACAAGAACTCAAGCTGCCCCGACCCAAAGGGGATAGCTTAGGGGAGCAAGAGGTAGAACTGTTCGAATCGTATACCGTTCCTAAATCGATCGGGCTTTTCAGGGTCAGTCAAGAATATGATATTTCAACAGATTCCATCATAAAGTTAAATCCAGAGATCGTTGAGCAGAATGGCCTGAAAGAAGGCATGGTATTGCGACTTCCGAAACGAAAACCCAAACATGAACAGGTCAATACCGACAACTACATTTTTTATGAAGTAAAGCCCAAACAGACTGTTTTCAGCCTTACCCGAAACCTCAAGATTTCTAGAGACTCCCTTTTTGACCTGAACCCTGAACTGGAAAACGGTTTGAAGGCAGGCATGGTTCTGAAATTGCCAAAGACCAAGTCCGATGAGCTTGAAGTTAAAAATTCTTTGGTTCTGGATAAGGTAAACCTGATCGACAGCATAGATGTGACCTTACGGCTAAAAATGCTGTATTTACTGCCTTTTAGATTAGATCGAATCAATTTCGAGAATCGAGAAAAGACCGAAGCCCAGATTAAGTCCCGGAATGATTTAAAATACGCGATGGGCCTTTATACCGGTGCATTGGTGGCACTTGACTCGATCAAGAAACTTGGGGTTTCGGTCGATGTGGAATTTCTAGATACAGAATTAAACCTTCAAACCGTAAAAAAACTATTACACCAAGAACCTTTGCACGAGGTCGATGCCATCGTAGGTCCTGTAGGGCCCGACTTATTGGGAGAAGTGGCGGTGCAGGCCTCACAGTATGGGGTGCCCGTGGTAGCGCCCTATGCCGCAAAGAATGAACTGAGCCTGAACAATGTTTTTTTCTCGATACCGAGTGATGAATTGTTGCGAAAACGCATACTTGACTATGTAGCCAAGAAACGAAAAAATGAAAATATCATCATTATCGCCGACCAATATGGCCAAGCAGCGAAAGATTCTATTTTGGCCGTATTCCCCTCCGCACGGGTGGCAAAAATGAGCGAAGACGGTTCATTGCATTTGGTTGACTTTCAGGCAATGCTTTCAGAAACCGAAGAGAACTGGGTCTTTGTTGAGACGAAAGAACCGAATTTTGCCGCTGGGGTCACCTCCATTTTGAACGCCTCGAACCAAGGGACCGAAGAGGGCGACAAGATTGTCGTTAAGATGTTTACCACCAATTATAATGCAGCCTTTGAGAATGATGTTATCTCAAGCTCACATCTCTCAAACCTTAGTTTTACCTTCCCTTCCGCGTATAAGGATACCGGAAACAACGGTTTTACCAAGGCCTATTATAATAAATTAGGTTTTTTGCCCGACCGGTATGCCATACGCGGGTTTGACCTGTCGTTCGACCTACTCTTGAAATTGGCACATAAGAAGAATCTGTACGAGACCTCTAGGATTACCGGCCTTACGGAATATTGCGGCAACCGCTTCAACTATATCGAGGATCGGTCTTCTGGTTTTTATAACCAAGGAACCTATCTTTTGCGATATGAGGATTTGTACATCAAGGAAATTAAGCCAGAATGA
- the guaA gene encoding glutamine-hydrolyzing GMP synthase, producing the protein MQNQVLILDFGSQYTQLIARRVRELNIYSEIKPYNKLPEDLSAFQAVILSGSPFSVRAEDAPHPDLSQIKGKKPLLGICYGAQYLAHFHGGNVAPSATREYGRAHLAGIKSDDGFLSGIPEGSQVWMSHSDTIKELPKGAVRLASTEDVENAAFKLKGETTYGIQFHPEVYHTTEGKKLLENFLVKIAGLKQDWTPDAFVETSVAELKQKIGSDKVILGLSGGVDSSVAAMLLHRAIGSQLHCIFVNNGLLRKNEFHDVLEQYKGMGLNVKGVDASARFLDALKGEADPEKKRKIIGRVFIEVFDDEAHQVENAKWLAQGTIYPDRIESVSASGGPSATIKSHHNVGGLPDFMKLKVVEPLHLLFKDEVRRVGRSIGMPEAILGRHPFPGPGLGIRILGDITAEKVSILQEVDAIFIEGLKKWGLYDKVWQAGAMLLPVQSVGVMGDERTYEKCVALRAVESTDGMTADWVNLPYEFLQKTSNEIINRVKGVNRVVYDISSKPPATIEWE; encoded by the coding sequence ATGCAAAACCAAGTACTGATCCTCGATTTTGGTTCGCAGTACACCCAGCTGATCGCAAGGCGTGTACGCGAACTGAACATATATTCTGAGATAAAACCCTATAACAAACTGCCGGAAGATCTGTCTGCCTTTCAGGCGGTAATTCTTTCTGGCTCACCCTTTTCGGTGAGGGCAGAGGATGCCCCGCATCCCGACCTGTCGCAGATAAAAGGAAAAAAACCGTTGCTGGGCATCTGCTATGGGGCACAATATTTGGCTCACTTTCATGGAGGCAATGTGGCGCCTTCTGCCACCCGTGAGTATGGCCGGGCCCACTTGGCGGGCATCAAATCGGATGATGGTTTTCTTTCCGGTATCCCGGAAGGAAGCCAAGTATGGATGAGCCATAGCGATACCATCAAAGAACTACCCAAAGGGGCCGTGCGCCTGGCGAGTACCGAAGATGTTGAAAACGCTGCCTTTAAATTGAAGGGGGAAACCACTTACGGGATCCAGTTTCACCCTGAGGTGTACCATACCACAGAGGGCAAGAAACTACTCGAAAACTTTCTGGTCAAGATCGCCGGATTGAAGCAAGATTGGACCCCCGATGCCTTTGTAGAGACCAGTGTGGCCGAGCTGAAGCAAAAAATTGGAAGCGATAAGGTCATATTGGGCCTTTCGGGCGGTGTCGATTCAAGTGTAGCCGCCATGCTGTTGCACCGTGCCATTGGCAGCCAATTGCACTGCATATTCGTGAACAATGGCCTGTTGCGCAAGAACGAATTCCACGATGTACTCGAGCAGTACAAGGGTATGGGCCTCAATGTAAAGGGTGTTGATGCTTCGGCACGTTTTTTGGATGCCTTAAAGGGGGAGGCGGATCCCGAGAAAAAACGCAAGATCATCGGCCGGGTGTTCATAGAGGTGTTCGATGATGAGGCACACCAGGTAGAGAATGCAAAATGGTTGGCGCAAGGTACCATTTACCCCGACCGTATTGAATCGGTATCGGCCAGTGGAGGGCCCTCGGCGACCATAAAGAGCCATCACAATGTCGGGGGACTGCCCGATTTTATGAAATTGAAAGTGGTAGAACCACTGCATTTATTGTTCAAAGATGAGGTGCGCAGGGTGGGGCGCAGTATCGGCATGCCCGAAGCCATTTTAGGGCGGCATCCATTTCCCGGTCCCGGATTGGGAATTCGTATTTTGGGTGACATTACCGCCGAAAAAGTGTCTATATTACAAGAAGTGGACGCCATTTTCATCGAAGGACTCAAAAAATGGGGCCTCTACGATAAGGTTTGGCAAGCAGGCGCCATGCTCTTGCCGGTACAGAGTGTAGGCGTTATGGGCGATGAACGCACCTATGAAAAGTGCGTGGCACTGCGTGCGGTGGAAAGTACCGACGGAATGACGGCAGATTGGGTAAATTTACCGTACGAATTCTTGCAAAAAACGTCCAATGAAATAATAAATAGGGTCAAAGGCGTTAATAGAGTAGTGTATGACATTAGTTCAAAACCGCCAGCGACTATTGAATGGGAATGA
- a CDS encoding SIMPL domain-containing protein yields the protein MKHLTAIIFSLAIVIAAFFLGSAYVKRANPPQVISVTGLGNENFTSDLIVWEGRFSSFSPVLTSAFDRLNEQKEIVREYLISKGIDEKNIIFNSVQTIEQRDYRYENGNYVGSTFRGYELSQSVQIESTDVSKIEQVAREITELLNKGVQFNSSPPRYYYTKLADLKIEMISKATEDARIRAEKIAENAGGKLGDLISARMGVFQITGQNSGEDYSWGGAYNTSSKNKTASITMRLEYKVE from the coding sequence ATGAAGCACCTCACGGCCATTATTTTTAGTCTTGCCATTGTCATCGCGGCCTTTTTTCTGGGCAGTGCGTACGTTAAAAGGGCCAATCCGCCGCAAGTTATCTCGGTCACCGGGCTCGGCAATGAAAACTTTACTTCTGACCTGATTGTTTGGGAAGGAAGATTTTCATCATTCAGCCCCGTACTCACATCGGCCTTCGACCGTTTGAACGAACAAAAGGAAATTGTTCGTGAATACCTTATTTCAAAGGGTATCGACGAGAAGAACATTATCTTCAACTCGGTACAGACCATTGAACAACGGGACTACAGGTACGAAAACGGCAACTATGTGGGAAGTACCTTTAGAGGATACGAGCTATCGCAATCGGTACAAATCGAATCGACCGATGTTTCAAAGATAGAACAGGTGGCGCGTGAGATAACGGAGCTATTGAACAAAGGGGTGCAATTTAATTCTTCTCCTCCCAGGTATTACTACACCAAGTTGGCCGATTTAAAAATAGAAATGATCTCAAAAGCCACCGAAGATGCCCGTATTCGGGCAGAGAAAATAGCCGAAAATGCCGGTGGAAAACTGGGCGACCTTATTTCGGCACGAATGGGCGTATTTCAAATTACGGGGCAAAACTCTGGTGAAGACTATAGTTGGGGCGGTGCTTACAACACCTCATCAAAGAATAAGACGGCCTCTATAACCATGCGGTTGGAATATAAAGTGGAGTAG
- the pgmB gene encoding beta-phosphoglucomutase, producing MIKGFIFDLDGVITDSAEQHYLAWKRLSDEMGWQFDRKINERLRGISRMASLKIITDHNNIQADEDTMQQWATQKNDYYVAALDDVGPDDFLPGAKELLTHIKREGFKVALGSSSKNANKVLQQLKATHFFDAVADGHSVKNSKPAPDIFLHAAKALEVKPNQCLVFEDAKSGIDAAKAGGFYTVGIGPNERVGHADVRFDSMKEATLFEVKSHFKELFS from the coding sequence ATGATCAAGGGATTCATCTTTGATTTAGACGGCGTCATTACCGATAGCGCCGAACAACATTACCTGGCCTGGAAACGTCTTTCCGATGAAATGGGCTGGCAATTTGACCGTAAGATCAACGAACGGCTCAGGGGTATTTCTCGAATGGCCTCCTTAAAGATCATCACAGACCATAATAATATACAGGCCGATGAGGACACCATGCAGCAATGGGCGACCCAAAAAAACGACTATTATGTTGCTGCCTTGGATGATGTGGGCCCCGATGACTTTTTGCCCGGTGCCAAAGAACTGCTGACCCACATCAAGCGCGAAGGGTTCAAAGTGGCCTTGGGCAGCTCAAGTAAGAATGCCAATAAGGTGCTGCAGCAGCTAAAAGCCACGCATTTTTTCGATGCTGTGGCCGACGGACATAGCGTAAAAAACAGTAAACCGGCCCCCGACATTTTTTTACACGCCGCAAAAGCCTTGGAGGTCAAACCCAACCAATGCTTGGTTTTTGAAGATGCCAAAAGCGGCATCGATGCGGCAAAGGCAGGTGGTTTTTACACGGTGGGCATTGGCCCCAACGAACGCGTTGGGCACGCCGATGTACGATTTGATTCTATGAAAGAGGCCACCCTGTTTGAGGTCAAGTCACATTTTAAGGAACTGTTCAGCTAA
- a CDS encoding tetratricopeptide repeat protein, with the protein MSKLCLSFICLFLFIGMPLQGQQNLDSLLTAYKHLPDNVEKVQIANAIFVATRKLRPEIALEYLHKGLLLSKKINSLDNEATAYKNLGLYHKKYYNPDSVPYYFEKAHNLFNKLNDRKQLFATLHEWTRFENLEGNFSKAIDLSDNSIALAKQMSNGELLSDAFMRRATIYLDKAEYKKAIEELLTSLRILDTLKQKNPIREAIATVGIGRAEILLENYESSLKPLQTGLKIFKDNNHDRWQAITYMELGSAFYHLKEYDQSLENYNKSLEISERNNWLDFVAANKGNIGAVYMEGRDYQKALEYFLEANKISAKRGSINNQIIGFNDIASAYYYLKEYPKALGYYTNAISLADSIGSIDNLADALKERGDTYEKLGLAANALHDFKRFQSLRDSIFNATKAKQIEELKTKYETEKKEQQIALQKNEIALLEQEARINNLQRMLLAGGLGLTLLFFGVGYYGIRQKMKRDKLEKEKVDAELAFKKKQLTTHALHLAKKNELLESLKQKAKELKEKETSKNGYQQLIRTINFNLQDDNNWENFSRYFEEVHKDFNSNVKKKYPEVTPNELRLLALLKMNLSSKEIANILNISQEGIKKARYRLRKKLDITTEDSLQDLVLSL; encoded by the coding sequence ATGTCGAAACTTTGCCTGTCCTTTATCTGTCTGTTCCTATTTATTGGCATGCCGCTTCAAGGACAACAGAATTTAGATAGTTTACTAACTGCCTACAAACATCTTCCAGATAATGTCGAAAAAGTACAGATAGCCAATGCCATATTTGTTGCAACTAGAAAATTAAGGCCAGAGATTGCCCTTGAATACCTTCACAAGGGCTTACTACTTTCCAAAAAAATCAATTCTTTGGACAATGAGGCCACTGCCTATAAAAACCTTGGGCTATACCATAAAAAATACTATAATCCAGATTCTGTTCCATATTATTTTGAAAAGGCGCACAACCTTTTTAATAAATTAAACGACAGAAAACAACTATTCGCCACCCTTCACGAATGGACAAGGTTCGAAAATTTGGAAGGAAACTTTTCCAAGGCGATCGATCTTTCAGATAACTCTATTGCGCTGGCGAAACAAATGTCAAATGGAGAATTGTTAAGCGATGCCTTTATGAGGAGGGCGACTATCTATTTGGACAAGGCGGAGTACAAGAAGGCAATCGAAGAACTTTTGACATCATTAAGGATTTTGGACACGTTAAAACAAAAGAATCCTATAAGGGAGGCCATAGCAACCGTGGGCATTGGTCGCGCTGAAATACTGCTTGAAAACTACGAATCTTCTTTAAAGCCACTACAAACAGGATTGAAGATTTTTAAGGATAACAATCATGACAGATGGCAGGCAATTACCTATATGGAGCTTGGTTCAGCTTTTTATCATTTGAAGGAATACGACCAATCCCTAGAAAACTATAATAAGAGCTTGGAAATAAGTGAGAGAAACAATTGGTTGGATTTTGTTGCCGCCAATAAGGGGAATATAGGCGCTGTTTATATGGAGGGAAGAGACTATCAGAAAGCTTTGGAATATTTTTTAGAGGCTAACAAGATTTCTGCAAAAAGGGGATCTATCAACAATCAAATAATAGGTTTCAACGATATTGCATCTGCCTACTATTATTTAAAAGAATACCCGAAAGCACTAGGTTACTATACAAATGCCATCTCTTTGGCAGATTCTATAGGCTCAATTGATAATTTGGCAGATGCTTTAAAAGAAAGAGGTGACACCTATGAAAAATTGGGACTTGCAGCAAATGCGCTACACGATTTTAAAAGATTTCAAAGTCTTAGAGACTCAATCTTCAACGCAACAAAAGCCAAACAGATAGAAGAGCTCAAAACCAAATATGAAACCGAAAAAAAGGAGCAGCAGATTGCCCTACAAAAAAATGAGATAGCCCTGTTGGAACAAGAGGCCAGAATCAACAATTTGCAGCGAATGTTGTTGGCTGGTGGTTTGGGCCTGACCCTTTTGTTCTTTGGTGTCGGCTATTATGGCATTAGGCAAAAAATGAAGCGTGACAAACTCGAAAAAGAAAAGGTCGATGCCGAATTGGCCTTTAAAAAGAAACAGCTTACCACCCACGCCTTGCACTTGGCCAAAAAAAATGAATTACTGGAAAGCTTGAAACAAAAAGCAAAAGAGCTAAAAGAAAAGGAAACTTCCAAAAACGGATATCAGCAATTGATTAGAACCATCAACTTTAATCTTCAAGACGATAATAATTGGGAAAATTTCTCGAGATATTTCGAAGAAGTTCACAAAGACTTCAACAGCAATGTGAAAAAGAAATACCCTGAAGTGACCCCAAATGAGCTACGTCTTTTGGCACTTTTAAAGATGAACCTATCCTCAAAAGAGATTGCCAATATTCTCAATATTTCTCAGGAAGGCATTAAAAAAGCGCGTTACCGCCTTCGAAAAAAATTGGATATCACCACCGAAGACTCTCTGCAAGATTTGGTGTTGAGCCTTTAA